The Cucumis melo cultivar AY chromosome 6, USDA_Cmelo_AY_1.0, whole genome shotgun sequence genome includes a region encoding these proteins:
- the LOC103493379 gene encoding G-type lectin S-receptor-like serine/threonine-protein kinase At4g27290 isoform X5, with amino-acid sequence MKKNPATQRQHPLEIAVLIVNTHGRPIDMESFSPALLVFNLLLYLLTYVAATDSLTAQDPYLRDGFSLVSSNGNFELGFFSPGLSRDRYLGISFKNRRGPTSVWVANRNTPINDSSGVLVINITTGNLTLYSHDSTTIVWTARLLRKISNGVLQLLDIGNLVLRNRKDENPLNYSWQSFDYPTDTLLPGMKLGWDLKNNINRRLDAWKNPNDPSPGNLSWRMELHEYPESVMWKGSQEYFRHGPWNGMRISSNPLVRSFLYLNFVSDENEVYYQYSVPTLFPEISAMVVINQSNYLLMMYVWSATERQWKIYNLLPRDICDYYALCGPYGYCDIREAPPCKCLEGFKPRSADSWTAGEFSDGCERNKLMNCGDEVGFAQLYELKYPDTKRTWVDKSMDLEECKQKCLSNCSCMAYANTDISGSGSGCALWTGDLIDLKLIPHAGQDLYVKMLASELVKRGEAQKIDRLKPKVKISLAVVVASLGFAILFIGLYIFKKRSNVKDGHEKIEAQDLELPLFDLSLINSATNNFSIDNKLGEGGFGPVYKGTLTNGQDIAVKRLSRCSGQGMNEFKNEVILIAKLQHRNLVKLLGCCIQGEEKMLVYEYMPNKSLDFFIFDRTQRQLLDWSQRYHIICGIARGLMYLHQDSRLRIIHRDLKASNILLDMNMNPKISDFGLAKTCGGDQTEGRTIKVVGTYGYMAPEYAFDGRFSIKSDAFSYGILLLEIISGKRSRSFCHLNDQNVIAYAWRLWKEGNPEELIDDAIRETCIISEVLRCINISLLCVQQNPNDRPTMSLVVMMLGCEIPLSQPKLPGFFIKNEAISRKISSSKDKSSSTNELTITLPDPSCSILLLVVFLSPYKTNRGGGHP; translated from the exons ATGAAGAAAAATCCAGCCACTCAACGTCAACATCCTTTGGAAATTGCCGTGCTAATCG TAAACACTCATGGCCGCCCCATCGATATGGAATCATTCTCTCCAGCATTGCTGGTTTTTAACTTACTCCTCTATCTCCTCACTTATGTAGCCGCCACTGATTCCTTAACTGCTCAAGACCCATATCTCAGAGATGGCTTTAGTCTTGTTTCCAGTAATGGAAACTTCGAATTGGGTTTCTTCAGTCCTGGTCTTTCGCGAGATCGTTACTTGGGAATTTCGTTCAAGAATCGGCGAGGTCCGACCTCCGTTTGGGTTGCGAATAGGAACACCCCAATCAATGATTCATCTGGTGTACTGGTGATTAACATTACAACAGGAAATCTTACACTTTACAGCCATGATTCCACCACCATTGTTTGGACCGCCAGGTTACTGAGAAAAATCTCCAATGGGGTACTCCAATTATTGGACATTGGAAATCTTGTGCTGAGAAATAGGAAAGATGAAAATCCCTTAAACTACTCCTGGCAAAGTTTTGATTACCCTACTGACACTCTCTTGCCTGGAATGAAGCTGGGTTGGGACTTGAAAAATAACATTAACAGAAGACTAGACGCTTGGAAGAATCCCAATGACCCATCTCCTGGAAACCTCAGTTGGAGGATGGAGCTTCATGAATATCCTGAATCTGTCATGTGGAAAGGTTCACAAGAATACTTCAGGCATGGCCCATGGAATGGTATGAGAATCAGCAGTAATCCACTAGTTAGATCATTTCTGTACCTCAACTTTGTTtcagatgagaatgaagtttaCTACCAATACTCTGTTCCAACTTTGTTTCCAGAGATTTCTGCGATGGTGGTGATAAACCAATCCAATTACTTGCTCATGATGTACGTGTGGTCTGCAACCGAGAGACAGTGGAAGATTTATAATTTATTGCCAAGAGATATCTGTGATTATTATGCCCTGTGTGGCCCTTATGGGTATTGTGATATAAGGGAAGCTCCACCTTGTAAATGTCTAGAAGGGTTTAAGCCAAGATCAGCTGATAGTTGGACGGCGGGGGAATTTTCGGACGGTTGTGAGCGAAACAAACTGATGAACTGTGGTGATGAAGTTGGGTTTGCACAGCTCTACGAGCTGAAATATCCAGACACAAAGCGTACTTGGGTCGACAAAAGCATGGATCTTGAAGAGTGCAAGCAAAAATGCTTGAGTAATTGCTCTTGTATGGCTTATGCAAATACAGACATCAGTGGGAGTGGCAGTGGCTGTGCCTTGTGGACTGGTGATCTAATCGACTTGAAATTGATTCCGCACGCAGGACAGGATTTATATGTTAAAATGCTGGCATCAGAATTAG TCAAGCGTGGGGAGGCACAAAAAATTGATAGATTGAAGCCTAAGGTGAAGATTTCTTTGGCTGTGGTTGTTGCCAGTTTAGGTTTTGCTATCCTCTTCATAGGCCTATACATTTTCAAAAAGAGATCAAACGTGAAAG ATGGCCATGAGAAAATAGAAGCTCAAGATCTGGAGCTTCCCTTGTTTGATCTATCCTTGATAAATAGTGCCACAAATAACTTTTCGATTGATAATAAGTTGGGAGAAGGTGGCTTTGGGCCAGTATATAAG GGTACGCTTACAAATGGACAAGATATTGCAGTGAAGAGACTTTCACGCTGTTCTGGACAGGGAATGAACGAGTTTAAGAATGAAGTAATCCTGATTGCAAAACTTCAACATCGAAATCTTGTAAAACTGCTTGGTTGCTGCATTCAAGGAGAAGAGAAAATGTTAGTTTACGAGTATATGCCAAACAAAAGTTTGGACTTCTTTATATTTG ATCGAACCCAACGTCAATTATTAGATTGGTCACAACGATACCACATTATATGTGGAATTGCTAGAGGACTCATGTATCTTCATCAAGATTCTCGATTGAGGATTATACATCGAGATTTAAAAGCAAGTAATATTTTACTTGATATGAATATGAATCCAAAAATTTCTGATTTTGGTCTTGCTAAAACTTGCGGTGGAGATCAAACCGAAGGACGAACAATAAAAGTGGTTGGAACTTA TGGATATATGGCACCAGAATATGCTTTCGACGGACGTTTCTCAATAAAATCCGATGCTTTTAGTTATGGCATTTTGTTGTTGGAGATCATTAGTGGAAAAAGGAGTAGAAGTTTCTGCCACTTGAATGACCAAAATGTTATTGCATAT GCCTGGCGATTGTGGAAAGAAGGAAATCCAGAGGAATTGATCGATGACGCCATTCGAGAAACGTGCATCATTTCGGAGGTATTGAGATGTATCAACATCAGTTTGTTGTGTGTTCAACAAAATCCCAATGATCGACCAACAATGTCATTGGTGGTTATGATGTTAGGTTGTGAAATTCCTTTGTCGCAACCGAAACTACCTggatttttcataaaaaatgaAGCCATTTCAAGGAAAATTAGCTCAAGTAAAGACAAATCAAGTTCAACTAATGAATTAACTATTACACTGCCAGATCCGAG TTGTTCAATACTGTTATTGGTTGTCTTTCTATCCCCATACAAAACCAACAGAGGCGGTGGACATCCATAG
- the LOC103493379 gene encoding G-type lectin S-receptor-like serine/threonine-protein kinase At4g27290 isoform X9, producing the protein MKKNPATQRQHPLEIAVLIVNTHGRPIDMESFSPALLVFNLLLYLLTYVAATDSLTAQDPYLRDGFSLVSSNGNFELGFFSPGLSRDRYLGISFKNRRGPTSVWVANRNTPINDSSGVLVINITTGNLTLYSHDSTTIVWTARLLRKISNGVLQLLDIGNLVLRNRKDENPLNYSWQSFDYPTDTLLPGMKLGWDLKNNINRRLDAWKNPNDPSPGNLSWRMELHEYPESVMWKGSQEYFRHGPWNGMRISSNPLVRSFLYLNFVSDENEVYYQYSVPTLFPEISAMVVINQSNYLLMMYVWSATERQWKIYNLLPRDICDYYALCGPYGYCDIREAPPCKCLEGFKPRSADSWTAGEFSDGCERNKLMNCGDEVGFAQLYELKYPDTKRTWVDKSMDLEECKQKCLSNCSCMAYANTDISGSGSGCALWTGDLIDLKLIPHAGQDLYVKMLASELVKRGEAQKIDRLKPKVKISLAVVVASLGFAILFIGLYIFKKRSNVKDGHEKIEAQDLELPLFDLSLINSATNNFSIDNKLGEGGFGPVYKGTLTNGQDIAVKRLSRCSGQGMNEFKNEVILIAKLQHRNLVKLLGCCIQGEEKMLVYEYMPNKSLDFFIFDRTQRQLLDWSQRYHIICGIARGLMYLHQDSRLRIIHRDLKASNILLDMNMNPKISDFGLAKTCGGDQTEGRTIKVVGTYGYMAPEYAFDGRFSIKSDAFSYGILLLEIISGKRSRSFCHLNDQNVIAYAWRLWKEGNPEELIDDAIRETCIISEVLRCINISLLCVQQNPNDRPTMSLVVMMLGCEIPLSQPKLPGFFIKNEAISRKISSSKDKSSSTNELTITLPDPRRR; encoded by the exons ATGAAGAAAAATCCAGCCACTCAACGTCAACATCCTTTGGAAATTGCCGTGCTAATCG TAAACACTCATGGCCGCCCCATCGATATGGAATCATTCTCTCCAGCATTGCTGGTTTTTAACTTACTCCTCTATCTCCTCACTTATGTAGCCGCCACTGATTCCTTAACTGCTCAAGACCCATATCTCAGAGATGGCTTTAGTCTTGTTTCCAGTAATGGAAACTTCGAATTGGGTTTCTTCAGTCCTGGTCTTTCGCGAGATCGTTACTTGGGAATTTCGTTCAAGAATCGGCGAGGTCCGACCTCCGTTTGGGTTGCGAATAGGAACACCCCAATCAATGATTCATCTGGTGTACTGGTGATTAACATTACAACAGGAAATCTTACACTTTACAGCCATGATTCCACCACCATTGTTTGGACCGCCAGGTTACTGAGAAAAATCTCCAATGGGGTACTCCAATTATTGGACATTGGAAATCTTGTGCTGAGAAATAGGAAAGATGAAAATCCCTTAAACTACTCCTGGCAAAGTTTTGATTACCCTACTGACACTCTCTTGCCTGGAATGAAGCTGGGTTGGGACTTGAAAAATAACATTAACAGAAGACTAGACGCTTGGAAGAATCCCAATGACCCATCTCCTGGAAACCTCAGTTGGAGGATGGAGCTTCATGAATATCCTGAATCTGTCATGTGGAAAGGTTCACAAGAATACTTCAGGCATGGCCCATGGAATGGTATGAGAATCAGCAGTAATCCACTAGTTAGATCATTTCTGTACCTCAACTTTGTTtcagatgagaatgaagtttaCTACCAATACTCTGTTCCAACTTTGTTTCCAGAGATTTCTGCGATGGTGGTGATAAACCAATCCAATTACTTGCTCATGATGTACGTGTGGTCTGCAACCGAGAGACAGTGGAAGATTTATAATTTATTGCCAAGAGATATCTGTGATTATTATGCCCTGTGTGGCCCTTATGGGTATTGTGATATAAGGGAAGCTCCACCTTGTAAATGTCTAGAAGGGTTTAAGCCAAGATCAGCTGATAGTTGGACGGCGGGGGAATTTTCGGACGGTTGTGAGCGAAACAAACTGATGAACTGTGGTGATGAAGTTGGGTTTGCACAGCTCTACGAGCTGAAATATCCAGACACAAAGCGTACTTGGGTCGACAAAAGCATGGATCTTGAAGAGTGCAAGCAAAAATGCTTGAGTAATTGCTCTTGTATGGCTTATGCAAATACAGACATCAGTGGGAGTGGCAGTGGCTGTGCCTTGTGGACTGGTGATCTAATCGACTTGAAATTGATTCCGCACGCAGGACAGGATTTATATGTTAAAATGCTGGCATCAGAATTAG TCAAGCGTGGGGAGGCACAAAAAATTGATAGATTGAAGCCTAAGGTGAAGATTTCTTTGGCTGTGGTTGTTGCCAGTTTAGGTTTTGCTATCCTCTTCATAGGCCTATACATTTTCAAAAAGAGATCAAACGTGAAAG ATGGCCATGAGAAAATAGAAGCTCAAGATCTGGAGCTTCCCTTGTTTGATCTATCCTTGATAAATAGTGCCACAAATAACTTTTCGATTGATAATAAGTTGGGAGAAGGTGGCTTTGGGCCAGTATATAAG GGTACGCTTACAAATGGACAAGATATTGCAGTGAAGAGACTTTCACGCTGTTCTGGACAGGGAATGAACGAGTTTAAGAATGAAGTAATCCTGATTGCAAAACTTCAACATCGAAATCTTGTAAAACTGCTTGGTTGCTGCATTCAAGGAGAAGAGAAAATGTTAGTTTACGAGTATATGCCAAACAAAAGTTTGGACTTCTTTATATTTG ATCGAACCCAACGTCAATTATTAGATTGGTCACAACGATACCACATTATATGTGGAATTGCTAGAGGACTCATGTATCTTCATCAAGATTCTCGATTGAGGATTATACATCGAGATTTAAAAGCAAGTAATATTTTACTTGATATGAATATGAATCCAAAAATTTCTGATTTTGGTCTTGCTAAAACTTGCGGTGGAGATCAAACCGAAGGACGAACAATAAAAGTGGTTGGAACTTA TGGATATATGGCACCAGAATATGCTTTCGACGGACGTTTCTCAATAAAATCCGATGCTTTTAGTTATGGCATTTTGTTGTTGGAGATCATTAGTGGAAAAAGGAGTAGAAGTTTCTGCCACTTGAATGACCAAAATGTTATTGCATAT GCCTGGCGATTGTGGAAAGAAGGAAATCCAGAGGAATTGATCGATGACGCCATTCGAGAAACGTGCATCATTTCGGAGGTATTGAGATGTATCAACATCAGTTTGTTGTGTGTTCAACAAAATCCCAATGATCGACCAACAATGTCATTGGTGGTTATGATGTTAGGTTGTGAAATTCCTTTGTCGCAACCGAAACTACCTggatttttcataaaaaatgaAGCCATTTCAAGGAAAATTAGCTCAAGTAAAGACAAATCAAGTTCAACTAATGAATTAACTATTACACTGCCAGATCCGAG
- the LOC103493379 gene encoding G-type lectin S-receptor-like serine/threonine-protein kinase At4g27290 isoform X10: MKKNPATQRQHPLEIAVLIVNTHGRPIDMESFSPALLVFNLLLYLLTYVAATDSLTAQDPYLRDGFSLVSSNGNFELGFFSPGLSRDRYLGISFKNRRGPTSVWVANRNTPINDSSGVLVINITTGNLTLYSHDSTTIVWTARLLRKISNGVLQLLDIGNLVLRNRKDENPLNYSWQSFDYPTDTLLPGMKLGWDLKNNINRRLDAWKNPNDPSPGNLSWRMELHEYPESVMWKGSQEYFRHGPWNGMRISSNPLVRSFLYLNFVSDENEVYYQYSVPTLFPEISAMVVINQSNYLLMMYVWSATERQWKIYNLLPRDICDYYALCGPYGYCDIREAPPCKCLEGFKPRSADSWTAGEFSDGCERNKLMNCGDEVGFAQLYELKYPDTKRTWVDKSMDLEECKQKCLSNCSCMAYANTDISGSGSGCALWTGDLIDLKLIPHAGQDLYVKMLASELVKRGEAQKIDRLKPKVKISLAVVVASLGFAILFIGLYIFKKRSNVKDGHEKIEAQDLELPLFDLSLINSATNNFSIDNKLGEGGFGPVYKGTLTNGQDIAVKRLSRCSGQGMNEFKNEVILIAKLQHRNLVKLLGCCIQGEEKMLVYEYMPNKSLDFFIFDRTQRQLLDWSQRYHIICGIARGLMYLHQDSRLRIIHRDLKASNILLDMNMNPKISDFGLAKTCGGDQTEGRTIKVVGTYGYMAPEYAFDGRFSIKSDAFSYGILLLEIISGKRSRSFCHLNDQNVIAYAWRLWKEGNPEELIDDAIRETCIISEVVKFLCRNRNYLDFS; this comes from the exons ATGAAGAAAAATCCAGCCACTCAACGTCAACATCCTTTGGAAATTGCCGTGCTAATCG TAAACACTCATGGCCGCCCCATCGATATGGAATCATTCTCTCCAGCATTGCTGGTTTTTAACTTACTCCTCTATCTCCTCACTTATGTAGCCGCCACTGATTCCTTAACTGCTCAAGACCCATATCTCAGAGATGGCTTTAGTCTTGTTTCCAGTAATGGAAACTTCGAATTGGGTTTCTTCAGTCCTGGTCTTTCGCGAGATCGTTACTTGGGAATTTCGTTCAAGAATCGGCGAGGTCCGACCTCCGTTTGGGTTGCGAATAGGAACACCCCAATCAATGATTCATCTGGTGTACTGGTGATTAACATTACAACAGGAAATCTTACACTTTACAGCCATGATTCCACCACCATTGTTTGGACCGCCAGGTTACTGAGAAAAATCTCCAATGGGGTACTCCAATTATTGGACATTGGAAATCTTGTGCTGAGAAATAGGAAAGATGAAAATCCCTTAAACTACTCCTGGCAAAGTTTTGATTACCCTACTGACACTCTCTTGCCTGGAATGAAGCTGGGTTGGGACTTGAAAAATAACATTAACAGAAGACTAGACGCTTGGAAGAATCCCAATGACCCATCTCCTGGAAACCTCAGTTGGAGGATGGAGCTTCATGAATATCCTGAATCTGTCATGTGGAAAGGTTCACAAGAATACTTCAGGCATGGCCCATGGAATGGTATGAGAATCAGCAGTAATCCACTAGTTAGATCATTTCTGTACCTCAACTTTGTTtcagatgagaatgaagtttaCTACCAATACTCTGTTCCAACTTTGTTTCCAGAGATTTCTGCGATGGTGGTGATAAACCAATCCAATTACTTGCTCATGATGTACGTGTGGTCTGCAACCGAGAGACAGTGGAAGATTTATAATTTATTGCCAAGAGATATCTGTGATTATTATGCCCTGTGTGGCCCTTATGGGTATTGTGATATAAGGGAAGCTCCACCTTGTAAATGTCTAGAAGGGTTTAAGCCAAGATCAGCTGATAGTTGGACGGCGGGGGAATTTTCGGACGGTTGTGAGCGAAACAAACTGATGAACTGTGGTGATGAAGTTGGGTTTGCACAGCTCTACGAGCTGAAATATCCAGACACAAAGCGTACTTGGGTCGACAAAAGCATGGATCTTGAAGAGTGCAAGCAAAAATGCTTGAGTAATTGCTCTTGTATGGCTTATGCAAATACAGACATCAGTGGGAGTGGCAGTGGCTGTGCCTTGTGGACTGGTGATCTAATCGACTTGAAATTGATTCCGCACGCAGGACAGGATTTATATGTTAAAATGCTGGCATCAGAATTAG TCAAGCGTGGGGAGGCACAAAAAATTGATAGATTGAAGCCTAAGGTGAAGATTTCTTTGGCTGTGGTTGTTGCCAGTTTAGGTTTTGCTATCCTCTTCATAGGCCTATACATTTTCAAAAAGAGATCAAACGTGAAAG ATGGCCATGAGAAAATAGAAGCTCAAGATCTGGAGCTTCCCTTGTTTGATCTATCCTTGATAAATAGTGCCACAAATAACTTTTCGATTGATAATAAGTTGGGAGAAGGTGGCTTTGGGCCAGTATATAAG GGTACGCTTACAAATGGACAAGATATTGCAGTGAAGAGACTTTCACGCTGTTCTGGACAGGGAATGAACGAGTTTAAGAATGAAGTAATCCTGATTGCAAAACTTCAACATCGAAATCTTGTAAAACTGCTTGGTTGCTGCATTCAAGGAGAAGAGAAAATGTTAGTTTACGAGTATATGCCAAACAAAAGTTTGGACTTCTTTATATTTG ATCGAACCCAACGTCAATTATTAGATTGGTCACAACGATACCACATTATATGTGGAATTGCTAGAGGACTCATGTATCTTCATCAAGATTCTCGATTGAGGATTATACATCGAGATTTAAAAGCAAGTAATATTTTACTTGATATGAATATGAATCCAAAAATTTCTGATTTTGGTCTTGCTAAAACTTGCGGTGGAGATCAAACCGAAGGACGAACAATAAAAGTGGTTGGAACTTA TGGATATATGGCACCAGAATATGCTTTCGACGGACGTTTCTCAATAAAATCCGATGCTTTTAGTTATGGCATTTTGTTGTTGGAGATCATTAGTGGAAAAAGGAGTAGAAGTTTCTGCCACTTGAATGACCAAAATGTTATTGCATAT GCCTGGCGATTGTGGAAAGAAGGAAATCCAGAGGAATTGATCGATGACGCCATTCGAGAAACGTGCATCATTTCGGAG GTTGTGAAATTCCTTTGTCGCAACCGAAACTACCTggatttttcataa